In one window of Rhinoderma darwinii isolate aRhiDar2 chromosome 7, aRhiDar2.hap1, whole genome shotgun sequence DNA:
- the C7H3orf18 gene encoding uncharacterized protein C3orf18 homolog, producing the protein MNSNSSVPPPLYPGVTTTPPYNSTRGLFTAGTPTVGTWLLSLGIVIVIALAVALVLYIRKQKRLEKLRHQLMPMYNFDPAEEQEDLEQELLEPNRDLQPQGKVLLTSLCPLQRPTRLVFTDVANSISA; encoded by the exons ATGAACAGTAATAGCAGCGTGCCGCCCCCTCTGTATCCGGGGGTCACCACTACTCCACCCTACAACAGCACGAGGGGGCTCTTCACCGCTGGAACACCCACTGTGGGCACCTGGCTCCTGTCCCTGGGCATTGTGATTGTGATTGCACTGGCGGTGGCACTG GTTCTGTACATCAGAAAGCAGAAGAG GCTGGAGAAACTCCGCCATCAGCTGATGCCCATGTACAATTTTGATCCAGCTGAGGAACAGGAAGATTTAGAGCAAGAACTGCTGGAACCAAACAGAGATCTTCAGCCCCAGGGAAAG GTTCTGCTCACCAGcctgtgccctctgcagagacCAACCCGCCTGGTGTTTACTGACGTTGCCAACTCTATCAGTGCCTGA
- the HEMK1 gene encoding LOW QUALITY PROTEIN: MTRF1L release factor glutamine methyltransferase (The sequence of the model RefSeq protein was modified relative to this genomic sequence to represent the inferred CDS: deleted 1 base in 1 codon) has protein sequence MHRLLRQLLVKVTHKPVPHRRAGTTGVTPDKLAAYWENIFHEHKILEPEDSSRILVAHALGAKTFSSIGSIAARSPVSADQLALVEKMAQERLKRVPVQYIIGEWDFLDMTLEMRPPVLIPRPETEELVGLVVADCEELRHSTKSTILEVGCGSGAVSLALLRRIPQVRVIAIDKSEAAARLTRDNAERLGLRHRIHVLQHDIVTDPVERLQDLGPVSALVSNPPYIFTEDMTQLEPEILRYEDHSALDGGLDGMDVMKGILRLAPVLLKARGDVFLEGDPRHPEMVKKWLEENPEGRLHLLHVVKDFCGKPRFIHLRSHS, from the exons ATGCATCGTTTACTGCGACAACTTCTTGTCAAGGTTACCCATAAACCAGTGCCACACCGAAGGGCAGGGACGACCGGAGTGACACCAGATAAACTGGCGGCATACTGGGAGAACATCTTCCACGAACACAAGATCCTGGAACCAGAAGACTCCAGCCGGATACTTGTAGCTCATGCACTGGGAGCAAAAACT TTTTCCAGTATAGGATCCATCGCTGCCCGTTCCCCCGTATCTGCGGATCAGCTGGCGCTCGTAGAGAAAATGGCGCAAGAACGTCTGAAGAG GGTTCCCGTCCAGTACATTATTGGAGAGTGGGACTTCCTAGACATGACGTTAGAAATGAGACCCCCGGTGCTTATCCCACGACCGGAGACGGAG GAACTTGTGGGTCTGGTGGTCGCTGATTGCGAGGAGCTGCGCCATTCTACCAAGTCCACAATTCTAGAGGTGGGTTGTGGGTCCGGAGCGGTGTCCTTGGCGTTACTTCGGAGGATCCCTCAG GTTCGTGTCATCGCCATAGATAAATCAGAAGCAGCTGCGCGTCTGACCCGGGACAACGCCGAGAG GCTGGGCCTACGACACAGAATTCACGTTCTCCAGCACGACATCGTGACAG ATCCTGTAGAGCGTCTTCAAGACCTGGGACCCGTATCTGCGCTGGTCAGTAATCCCCCTTATATATTCACAGAGGATATGACTCAGCTGGAGCCAGAGATCCTCAG ATATGAAGATCATTCAGCATTAGACGGGGGTCTCGATGGGATGGACGTGATGAAGGGGATTCTGCGGCTGGCACCGGTCCTGCTTAAGGCTCGAGG TGACGTCTTCCTGGAGGGGGATCCTCGGCACCCCGAGATGGTG AAAAAATGGCTGGAAGAAAACCCAGAGGGGCGACTACATCTCCTGCATGTTGTGAAGGATTTCTGCGGCAA GCCTCGGTTTATCCATCTACGGAGCCACAGCTGA